In Flavobacteriales bacterium, the DNA window TCTCTGCGCCATTACCGAAGCGCGCAGGCTTATACATTTTCACTTTATCCGTGACCAATTGCGCGAAGTCCTTGTCCGGGGTCACCATGAACACTTCAAACCCCTGGTTCGCTGCCTGTTTTGCCAGGGTACCAATAATGTCATCAGCTTCATAACCCGGCATCTTCAATACTGGAATCCGGAATGCATCCGCCAGTTTGTCGATCCAGGGCAGGGCACTGGCAATATCTTCCGGCATCGCTTCGCGATGGGCTTTATACGTCTCAAACTCTTCATGACGTACGGTAGGTTCGGGTGTATCGAATGCAATGGCAATGTGTGATGGCTCTTCTTTTTGCAGCAGATCCAACAAGGTGGTGGTAAAACCAAAGGATGCGGATGTATTCAATCCCTGGGAATTAACCCTGGGATTTTTGCTGAATGCAAAATACGCCCGGTAAACCAGGGCCATGCCATCGAGCAGGAAAAGTTTTTTCTTTTCCGGATCTGGTAATGGTATCATTGTTCGCGATAGATTACTTCCAGCAATGTTTGTCCAACTGCCCTGAGGGTCAGCGGGTCGATCACCTCCATGTTATCCTGATGTGTATGCCAGTATGCGCCGAAATACTTTCTGGTATCTTCCGCGTACTCAACAATATCGATCGTTGGAATACCCACAATTTCATTGATATAATAGTGGTCATCCGTAATCGCCGGTGCCTTTTGATATAAAAACCGGTCGGAATAGCCGTGTTTGGCAGCCATATTCCAAACCTTATTCACAATGTTCTCAGCATAGTACATCGACCTGCCTTCTCTTGCAAACCGCGCTCCTTTTGCACCCACCATATCCAGGAGGATGCCATACCTGGCGAAATACCCACTGGTATGAAGATTCCTTGCCCAGTATTGTGAACCGAGGCAATAGGAATGTTCCTGCGGCGGATCGTTGCTGAATTCCGGTTGGCCATAATCTTCCCCATCGAAAAGGATAATATCAACACTGATGGTAGGTTTGGATATGGCAAGTTGGCGGGCCACTTCAAGCAGGATACCGACTCCGCTGCCTCCGTCGTTCGCACCATCAATCGGTTCCATGATGCGGCCGGTATCCTGATCCGCCCAGGGGCGTGTATCCCAATGAGAGGCCAA includes these proteins:
- a CDS encoding M28 family peptidase — encoded protein: MAQAGVWSKFFAATGLCCMALFGCEPSPDGSGQPNNAATSVSPVADVNVPSFNQDSAYGWVRSQVEFGPRIPNSEAHEKCANFLKAELERLGWSVAFQEGEMPAFDKSRLKLKNIIASLNTDSKDRILLASHWDTRPWADQDTGRIMEPIDGANDGGSGVGILLEVARQLAISKPTISVDIILFDGEDYGQPEFSNDPPQEHSYCLGSQYWARNLHTSGYFARYGILLDMVGAKGARFAREGRSMYYAENIVNKVWNMAAKHGYSDRFLYQKAPAITDDHYYINEIVGIPTIDIVEYAEDTRKYFGAYWHTHQDNMEVIDPLTLRAVGQTLLEVIYREQ